In the genome of Mycoplasmopsis pulmonis, one region contains:
- a CDS encoding type I phosphomannose isomerase catalytic subunit, giving the protein MYVKRITPYLEKKSWAGNFLKKYSITNEEGIGEVWIFSSIKNKECLIENIKLSEFFKNNKKFFHNKDFDEIPILIKFLNTGDKLSLQVHPSDEMALKKHGQKFGKNEAWYFLDLDQNAQVIYGTKAKNKEELRSLVDQKKWDQIIQYVDVKKHDVIDVKAGTIHGIEKNSFVYEIQQSSDITYRFYDYDRLVDNKPRELHLEEALEASTNFEKNQKNTKHLVSENLEQLVTNNNFSLYRIFAKDELDFLFDLKWFSVITSIEKNPIEINGIKLDYGQSVLVSHLQKNLKIKGEKINLLWARID; this is encoded by the coding sequence ATGTATGTAAAAAGAATAACTCCTTATTTAGAAAAGAAAAGTTGAGCAGGAAATTTTTTAAAAAAATATTCAATAACAAACGAAGAAGGAATTGGTGAAGTTTGGATTTTTTCATCAATAAAAAATAAGGAATGCTTAATTGAAAATATCAAACTTTCAGAATTTTTTAAAAATAATAAAAAATTTTTTCATAATAAAGATTTTGATGAAATTCCAATTTTAATTAAATTTTTAAATACAGGAGATAAGCTTTCTTTGCAAGTGCATCCAAGTGATGAAATGGCTTTGAAAAAACATGGACAAAAATTTGGAAAAAATGAAGCTTGGTATTTTTTAGATCTAGATCAAAATGCTCAAGTTATTTATGGAACAAAAGCAAAAAATAAAGAAGAATTAAGATCTCTAGTTGATCAAAAAAAATGAGATCAAATAATTCAATATGTTGATGTAAAAAAACATGATGTCATCGATGTTAAAGCTGGAACAATTCATGGAATTGAAAAAAATTCTTTTGTCTATGAAATTCAACAATCAAGTGACATTACATATAGGTTTTATGACTATGATAGATTAGTTGATAATAAGCCCAGAGAATTACATCTTGAAGAAGCTTTGGAAGCTAGTACTAATTTTGAAAAAAATCAAAAAAATACCAAGCATTTAGTAAGTGAAAATTTAGAACAACTAGTTACTAATAATAACTTTAGTTTATACAGAATTTTTGCCAAAGATGAACTTGATTTTTTGTTTGATTTAAAGTGATTTTCTGTTATTACATCTATTGAAAAAAACCCTATTGAAATAAATGGTATAAAATTAGATTATGGTCAAAGCGTTTTAGTTTCGCATTTGCAAAAAAATTTAAAAATAAAAGGAGAAAAAATCAATTTGCTTTGAGCAAGAATTGATTAG
- a CDS encoding IS3-like element IS1138B family transposase has product MKQLKPEQWKKWFSLYEEFYDGKINIKKYIFLVNKNIGKDWKNTYVKSWFFKKYSAFQKDEQSLISQTGKSTANKKNNGRPPKRKEVNEYTREELEEIVKIYRIIFDDISEKEIRKKIKEHKDKEKILTKISWKEFLFSKSTYYSWKKPKLAEPKKDQEIEEIIRKSFHENKGIFGRKRLEIYIQNKYKRYINYRKIGRILLKLNLFCKIRRAKRKNEIKNLNTKYQNLIQRDYNGKFNNIVATDVTYIPSPKDAINNHVYLSIAIHHQSKKIINWNLSKRNDVKLVLDHISKIKFDKEWIIHSDHGSQYSSNQYSEIIKENNGIISMSRIANSLDNREAEYFFSNIKSECLNDLKISKLSFKELQEIIQNYIDWYNNERLQSILEWKTPQQSWDVLSVF; this is encoded by the coding sequence ATGAAACAACTAAAACCAGAACAATGAAAGAAATGATTTTCATTATATGAAGAATTTTATGATGGAAAAATTAATATAAAAAAATATATATTTTTAGTAAACAAAAATATTGGTAAAGATTGAAAAAATACATATGTAAAATCTTGATTTTTCAAAAAATATTCTGCTTTTCAAAAAGATGAACAATCTTTAATTTCACAAACTGGCAAATCTACAGCTAACAAAAAAAATAACGGTAGACCACCAAAAAGAAAAGAAGTTAATGAATATACAAGAGAAGAATTAGAAGAGATTGTTAAAATTTATAGAATAATTTTTGATGACATTAGTGAAAAAGAAATTCGAAAAAAAATTAAAGAACATAAAGATAAAGAAAAAATATTAACTAAAATTTCATGAAAAGAATTTCTCTTTTCAAAATCAACATATTATTCTTGAAAAAAACCTAAACTTGCAGAGCCGAAAAAAGATCAAGAAATTGAAGAAATTATTAGAAAATCATTTCATGAAAACAAAGGTATATTTGGTAGAAAAAGATTAGAAATTTATATTCAAAATAAATATAAAAGGTATATAAACTATCGAAAAATAGGTAGAATTTTGCTTAAATTAAATCTTTTTTGCAAAATTAGAAGAGCAAAAAGAAAAAATGAAATTAAAAATCTTAATACTAAATATCAAAATCTAATTCAAAGAGACTACAATGGCAAATTTAACAACATAGTTGCCACTGATGTAACTTATATTCCAAGCCCCAAAGATGCAATTAACAATCATGTTTATTTATCGATTGCAATTCATCATCAAAGCAAGAAAATAATTAATTGAAATCTAAGTAAAAGAAATGATGTTAAGTTAGTTTTAGATCATATTTCTAAAATCAAATTTGATAAAGAGTGAATAATTCACTCAGATCATGGAAGTCAATATTCATCAAATCAGTATAGTGAAATTATTAAAGAAAACAATGGGATAATTTCAATGAGTAGAATCGCAAATTCACTTGATAATCGAGAAGCAGAATATTTCTTTTCAAATATCAAAAGTGAGTGCTTAAATGATCTAAAAATTTCAAAATTATCATTCAAAGAATTGCAAGAAATTATTCAAAATTATATTGACTGATACAATAATGAAAGATTACAATCAATCTTAGAATGAAAAACACCTCAACAAAGCTGAGATGTTCTAAGTGTTTTTTAA
- a CDS encoding M17 family metallopeptidase yields the protein MLLEKQTRERNSEMLLKAVFDSEAKIEGLIKTKNVITEFVEKNEAYVFLGKKEDFSREVWNSFLDSFIPSMKRSYQLDILSFETPSYKLEDIIYDLYIKYDYIKADLFSHRKKESDENKVSLTIWNNANRCFAEVYEKAKLISSLVNFARDLQTTPPNICNSEWMAKKVEEKAKSFENVEVKVLDKKAIEKHGMNLLLSVNKGSMFEPRVVVLSYNGDSSSKERTSLIGKGITFDSGGYSLKPAKSMVGMKYDMSGAAIVSAVVFALSALGVKRNVSAVLAITDNRVNGDANLPDSVWKSMNGKSVEINNTDAEGRLVMVDAMTYAIRELKSTDLIDVATLTGAIVVALGNTYTGVWSTNDSKWEKLEKASKVAGEKIWRMPIDAEFAKGIKKSSVADLRNVDYSGLGGSNSAMMFLNEFNEGVDHIHIDIAGTANVGDSCTGVMVKTLVEYLK from the coding sequence ATGTTATTAGAAAAACAAACAAGAGAAAGAAACAGTGAAATGCTTTTAAAAGCAGTTTTTGACTCAGAGGCAAAAATTGAAGGACTAATAAAAACTAAAAATGTAATTACAGAGTTTGTAGAAAAAAACGAAGCTTATGTTTTTTTAGGTAAAAAAGAAGATTTTTCAAGAGAAGTGTGAAATAGTTTTTTAGACTCTTTTATTCCATCTATGAAAAGATCATATCAACTAGATATTTTATCTTTTGAAACTCCTTCATACAAGTTAGAAGATATTATTTATGATTTATACATAAAATATGATTATATTAAAGCTGATCTTTTTAGTCATAGAAAAAAAGAAAGCGATGAAAACAAAGTTAGTTTAACTATCTGAAATAATGCTAATAGATGTTTTGCTGAAGTCTATGAAAAAGCAAAATTAATTTCATCTCTTGTTAATTTTGCAAGAGATTTACAAACAACTCCACCAAACATTTGTAATTCAGAATGAATGGCTAAAAAAGTTGAAGAAAAAGCTAAGTCTTTTGAAAATGTTGAAGTTAAAGTTTTAGATAAAAAAGCTATTGAAAAACATGGGATGAATTTACTTCTTTCAGTAAACAAAGGAAGCATGTTTGAGCCTAGAGTTGTTGTTCTTTCTTATAATGGAGATAGCTCATCAAAAGAAAGAACTTCACTAATTGGTAAAGGTATTACTTTTGACTCTGGAGGATATAGTCTAAAACCTGCTAAAAGTATGGTAGGTATGAAATATGATATGTCAGGAGCTGCTATTGTTTCTGCTGTAGTTTTTGCATTAAGTGCTTTAGGTGTAAAAAGAAATGTAAGTGCAGTGCTTGCCATTACAGACAATAGAGTAAATGGAGATGCTAATTTACCTGATTCAGTTTGAAAATCAATGAATGGAAAATCAGTTGAAATAAATAACACTGATGCAGAAGGTCGTTTAGTAATGGTAGATGCAATGACTTATGCAATTAGAGAATTAAAATCAACTGATCTAATTGATGTTGCAACTTTAACTGGAGCTATTGTTGTTGCTTTAGGTAATACATATACTGGAGTTTGATCAACAAACGATTCAAAATGAGAAAAATTAGAAAAAGCTTCTAAAGTAGCTGGAGAAAAAATTTGAAGAATGCCAATTGATGCAGAATTTGCAAAAGGTATTAAAAAATCAAGTGTTGCTGATCTAAGAAATGTTGATTACTCAGGACTAGGTGGCTCAAACTCTGCTATGATGTTTTTAAACGAGTTCAATGAAGGAGTTGATCATATTCACATCGACATAGCAGGTACTGCAAATGTTGGTGATTCATGTACTGGTGTAATGGTTAAAACTTTAGTGGAGTATTTAAAATAA
- a CDS encoding chromate transporter — MLLVLFVSSLLVLVTGLIVFGGGQVFMPLYEVIWKFVGKTFSLKIDQELIDYVFVISNSTPGVVSTKLAFFTGYIVAKGSIWAYFFVFITYLVFALPSIILMLYATKFFEKISKNKYLKNIVSLMKPIVAGIIFALIFQLFISLVYPQLRFNSSIDKYIHFDTEGAKSVFFTGWRLIAAGFFVPSIIVLSVIALKKRVPLFVILIAAIAIGLIVFMPWL; from the coding sequence ATGTTATTAGTTTTATTTGTCTCAAGTTTGCTTGTTTTAGTTACTGGTTTAATTGTCTTTGGTGGAGGTCAAGTTTTTATGCCTCTTTATGAGGTAATTTGAAAATTTGTTGGCAAAACATTTTCACTTAAAATTGATCAAGAATTAATTGACTATGTTTTTGTAATTAGTAATTCCACTCCTGGAGTTGTTTCAACTAAACTTGCTTTTTTTACAGGGTATATAGTTGCTAAAGGTTCAATATGAGCTTATTTTTTTGTCTTTATTACCTACTTAGTTTTTGCTCTTCCTTCAATTATCTTAATGCTTTATGCAACTAAGTTTTTTGAAAAAATTTCTAAGAATAAATACTTGAAAAATATAGTTAGTTTAATGAAACCAATAGTAGCTGGAATTATCTTTGCTTTAATTTTCCAATTATTTATTTCTTTGGTTTATCCTCAACTAAGATTTAACTCCTCAATTGATAAATATATTCACTTTGACACAGAAGGTGCCAAGAGTGTTTTTTTTACAGGTTGAAGATTAATTGCAGCTGGTTTTTTTGTTCCATCAATTATTGTTTTGTCGGTGATAGCTCTAAAAAAAAGAGTTCCACTTTTTGTGATTTTGATTGCTGCCATTGCAATAGGTTTAATTGTTTTTATGCCTTGACTATAA
- a CDS encoding chromate transporter: MQKDKKPSFFSVLLFILKATFIGFGGGNALMPIIKKIAVDQRKWISQEDFDNAVIVTNMIPGPSVVEMLSFVAIKTIGKTKGMIVTLLGILPHVLMAFGLFFALNSLPEKYVYVFHISVLSVILALLILFGWRYLKMSQKELSFPIWFGLFSFTLAFSFFVPTPYNIASLIMVAVIVFVFIFELIKSKIKDKRKKDEEINN, translated from the coding sequence ATGCAAAAAGATAAAAAGCCTAGTTTTTTTTCAGTTTTATTATTTATTTTAAAAGCTACTTTTATAGGTTTTGGTGGAGGAAATGCACTAATGCCTATTATTAAAAAAATAGCAGTTGATCAAAGAAAATGAATTAGCCAAGAAGACTTTGATAATGCCGTAATTGTAACCAATATGATTCCAGGTCCCTCCGTTGTAGAGATGCTCTCATTTGTTGCAATAAAAACAATAGGAAAAACTAAAGGAATGATAGTTACTTTGCTTGGAATATTACCTCATGTCTTAATGGCTTTTGGTTTATTTTTTGCTCTTAATAGTCTGCCTGAAAAATATGTTTATGTTTTTCATATTTCTGTTCTTTCAGTTATTTTAGCTTTGTTAATTTTGTTTGGATGAAGATATTTAAAAATGTCACAAAAAGAACTTTCTTTTCCAATTTGATTTGGCCTTTTTTCTTTTACTTTAGCTTTTTCTTTTTTTGTTCCAACTCCATATAACATAGCATCTTTAATTATGGTAGCTGTTATTGTTTTTGTTTTTATTTTTGAACTTATAAAATCAAAAATAAAAGATAAAAGAAAAAAAGATGAGGAGATAAATAACTAA
- a CDS encoding zinc-binding metallopeptidase family protein, translating into MEKEKLFNRLKEYMELEAMSRYEEPVVEALRKNISKGFVSSRDGLGSLILKHEKSKSNSPRIMVAAHMDEVGYTLREVETNGQVRLSAVGGIWPTVVIGTKAKLYVNATGKTYDGVFGHTSIHIMDPAKFKEAIQTNDLYADFGFESKEKAEQLQVSAGDRVYLSGQTIRLHDPNLVGGKAMDNRAGVTVLDYIAQHIQNVDLPNETFLVGTVQEEVGLRGAKASVGIVEPDIAIALDTCASHDTLGAKQGIQKLGNGAALRIQDQGTMMDPKLVEFIFALAKKHNIPAYKYVAQGGGTDAGELQFGKKGVATITISIPQRYLHSPIGVASLVDLKACGDLIVEFLKSFDKEAFEKMKYK; encoded by the coding sequence ATGGAAAAAGAAAAACTGTTTAATCGTTTAAAAGAATACATGGAACTTGAGGCTATGTCAAGATATGAAGAGCCTGTTGTTGAGGCTTTAAGAAAAAATATTTCAAAAGGTTTTGTCTCTTCTAGAGATGGTCTTGGTTCGTTGATTTTAAAACACGAAAAATCAAAAAGCAACTCTCCAAGAATTATGGTTGCAGCTCACATGGATGAAGTTGGTTATACCCTTAGAGAAGTTGAAACAAATGGCCAAGTTAGATTAAGTGCTGTTGGAGGAATTTGACCTACTGTAGTAATAGGAACAAAAGCAAAACTTTATGTAAATGCCACAGGAAAAACCTATGATGGAGTTTTTGGTCATACATCAATTCACATTATGGATCCAGCTAAATTTAAAGAAGCTATTCAAACAAATGATTTATATGCTGATTTTGGTTTTGAATCAAAAGAAAAAGCAGAGCAACTTCAAGTTAGTGCTGGGGATAGAGTTTATTTAAGTGGACAAACCATTAGACTTCATGATCCCAACTTAGTCGGTGGTAAGGCAATGGACAATAGAGCAGGAGTTACTGTTTTAGATTACATAGCTCAACATATTCAAAATGTTGATTTACCAAATGAAACTTTTTTAGTTGGAACAGTTCAAGAAGAAGTTGGTCTAAGAGGAGCTAAAGCTAGTGTTGGAATTGTTGAACCTGATATAGCAATAGCCCTTGATACATGTGCTTCTCATGATACTCTTGGAGCAAAACAAGGAATTCAAAAATTAGGTAATGGAGCTGCTCTAAGAATTCAAGATCAAGGGACAATGATGGATCCTAAATTAGTTGAATTTATTTTTGCCTTAGCCAAAAAACACAACATCCCAGCTTATAAATATGTAGCCCAAGGTGGTGGAACTGATGCTGGTGAGCTTCAGTTTGGAAAAAAAGGTGTAGCTACTATAACCATCTCAATTCCTCAAAGATATCTTCACTCACCAATAGGTGTTGCTTCTCTTGTTGATTTAAAAGCTTGTGGAGATTTAATTGTTGAATTTTTAAAATCTTTTGATAAAGAAGCTTTTGAAAAAATGAAATATAAATAA
- a CDS encoding MMOB4860 family gliding motility internal complex protein, protein MNNNWKPNRGSNPYINQNPQTPQNPQNPQALQNPQNQQNLQNQNPYPNAQYGYAPQQGQMPVNTPMPQVGQVYNNAYDPQVGPQPMNTQQFSYDPNIQYNTSQFNNPYANQRNPQFVPSQTQQFSYDPNAQYNSAQFNNPYQGQYQQPKVVNEGANPFYQPEFKTQQFEYQAPRQANFNPNISTLERKIKALDKMLSEKLISISEYVERKNALLKTELEKI, encoded by the coding sequence ATGAATAATAATTGAAAACCAAATAGAGGATCAAATCCATATATAAACCAAAATCCTCAAACTCCACAAAACCCACAAAATCCACAAGCTTTGCAAAATCCTCAAAATCAACAAAACTTGCAAAATCAAAATCCATATCCAAATGCTCAATATGGATATGCACCTCAACAAGGGCAAATGCCAGTAAATACTCCAATGCCTCAAGTTGGACAAGTTTATAATAATGCTTATGATCCTCAAGTTGGCCCTCAACCAATGAACACTCAACAATTTTCATATGATCCTAACATTCAATATAACACTTCTCAATTTAATAATCCATATGCAAATCAAAGAAATCCTCAGTTTGTTCCAAGTCAAACTCAACAGTTTTCTTATGATCCTAATGCTCAATATAATAGTGCACAATTTAATAACCCATATCAAGGACAATACCAACAGCCAAAAGTTGTAAATGAAGGAGCTAATCCTTTTTATCAACCAGAATTCAAAACACAACAATTTGAATACCAAGCGCCAAGACAAGCAAACTTTAATCCAAATATCTCTACATTAGAGAGAAAAATTAAAGCTCTTGATAAAATGCTCTCTGAAAAACTAATTTCAATTTCAGAATATGTTGAAAGAAAAAACGCACTTTTAAAGACAGAATTAGAAAAAATCTAG